The genomic region ATCATGGCCGCCTACGCCGCGGGTAACCCGAAGGTGAAGAAACTCGTCGACGGCGCAGTCTCCACCCTGGGCCTCTCAATGAAGGACATCCATTCCACCATGGGGCGCCTTTACTGCCGCGGCGCGCGCGCCCACATCATGGCCGACATCGCGCTGGAGAACCTGGACAAGCTGATCGCCAACATCGCCACCGGCGACCAGAGCTACGCGAACCACACCGAGATCCCCAAAGGGGAGTACCGCGGGGTGGGCTTCCACGAGGCGCCGCGCGGCACCCTGAGCCACTGGATCGTCATCAAGGACAAGAAGATCGAGAACTACCAGGCGGTCGTTCCCTCCACCTGGAACGCCGCTCCCAGAAACGACAAGGGGGAACTCGGCCCCTACGAGGCGTCGCTCGTCGGCAACCCCATCGCGGACAGCAGCAAGCCGCTTGAGGTCCTGAGGACCATCCACTCCTTCGACCCCTGCATCGCCTGCGCCGTGCACACGGTGGATCCCGAAGGGAAGGAAATCACCAAGGTGAAGGTGCTGTAAAAAACAGGGGCTAGGGACTGGGGAGCTGGGGGCTGGCAGAACGGCGGGAGAGAGAAGACTATCCCGCTTTTGCTAGCCCCTGATCCCCAGCCCCTAGCCCCGCCTTTAGGAGAAAACATGCAGGTTCTTATCTACGGCGCCGGGAACCTCATCCTTTCCGATGAGGGGTTCGGCGTCCATTTCGTCAGGCATATGGAAGAGACGTACCGGATACCGGAGAACGTCGAACTCTACGACGGCGGCACCCTGGGGATCATGGTGCACTTCAAGTTCGAGGAGGCCGACAGGGTCATCCTGGTGGACGTGGTCCAGGCGGAGGGTGAGCCGGGCGACATCTTCCGCTACGAACGCGAAGACATCATGCTGAAGAACATCCCGGTGAAGATGTCCCCGCACCAGATCGGCCTCCAGGAGATGCTGCTGATCTCCGAGATGCGCGACGCGCCGAAGCCGGATCTCACCTTCTTTGGCATCGTCGCCGGCTCGCTGGAGCCCGGCGACCAGCTCACCCCGCCGCTCCAGGCTGGGCTGGAGAAGGTAGCTCAGCTGGTGATCGAGGAGCTGGACAAAGTAGGAATACAGATCGAGCGCAAATAGCGCCCAAGGAGAAGGATATGTTCGGATTCGGGTTACCGGAACTTTGCATCGTGGCGGCGATACTGCTGGTCGTCGCAGGACCGTCGAAACTGCCGCAGTTCGGCCAGGCGCTCGGGAGCAGCATCAGGGGATTCAAGAAAGCCCTGAACAGTGACGATAGCGTGAAGATAGAAGAAAAGAGGTAAGGGGGGCGCGACCGGCGCTTGTCCCAGCGGAGTGGGAAGCGGCGCTTTATGCTCCCCATGCCGAGCTTTTCAGGTATACTTGCTGCTCTGTAGAATCAAAGCTCATGAGCCAGGTATGGAGGTTCGACTAATATGTGTGTAGACTGCGGGTGCGGCCCGGCTGACGGCAAACACGCCCATGACCATGATCATGAGCACGACCACGAGCACCACCACGGCCATGACCACCACCATGGGCACGACCATGACCACGGCCACAGCCGTGATCACGGGCACAAGCACCATCATCACCACCATGACCAGGCGCAGCCCGCCAGGAAAGTGGTGATAGAGACCGATGTCCTCGCCAAGAACAACCGCATGGCGCAGGGGAACCGGGCGCTCTTCCGCGACAAGGGGCTCTTCGTGCTGAATCTGGTCAGCTCTCCCGGGTCCGGCAAGACAACCATCCTGGAGCGGACCCTGAAGGATCTCGCCGGCTCCTGCCGCCCCGCGGTGATCGAAGGGGACCAGCAGACGGACAACGACGCGGTGAGGATCGCCGCTACCGGGGTCCCGGTAAAGCAGGTGAATACGGGGGCTGGCTGCCACCTCGACGCGCACATGGTACTGCACGCCGTGGAGCACTTCGACCTGGACCGCCTGGACCTCTTGCTGATCGAGAACGTCGGCAACCTGGTCTGCCCCGCTTCCTTCGATCTGGGCGAGCACCACAAGGTGGTGGTGTTGAGCGTGACCGAAGGTGAGGACAAGCCGCTCAAGTACCCTCAGATGTTCCATGCGGCGGACGTGATGCTCCTCAACAAGGTCGATCTCCTTCCTTATCTCGATTTCGACGTCGAGGCGTGCAAGGAGATGGCGCGGCGGGTGTCGCCCCAGATCAGGATCTTCGAGGTCTCCAGCAAGACCGGGGCCGGGATGGACGCCTGGTACGGTTGGCTGAAAGAACAGATGGAGCAGGCAGCCGGGGGCTCCCCTGGAGCGTGACGGCGCCGTGCAGAGCGAAACGGTGCGTGCCGCCATCGAGATCGGCGGCATAGTGCAGGGGGTGGGTTTCCGCCCCTTCGTCTACCGGCTCGCCCTTCGCCTCGGCCTCTCCGGGTGGGTGCGCAACACAGGGCAGGGGGTAGAGATAGAGGTCGAGGGGGAAGCCCTGCAACTCGACGAGTTCCGCCGCGCCGTGCGCGACGAGGCGCCCCCTTTGGCGGTGATCTGCCAGCTGCGCGCGCAGCCGGTCCCAGCCACAGGGGGAAAAGGGTTCGCCATCCTGGAGAGCGCCAGGAGCGCCGCCGGGGGCGAGGTCTCCCCTGATTGCGACGTCTGCGACGACTGCCTCGCCGAACTCTTCGACCCCGATAACCGCCGCTACGGCTACCCGTTCATCAACTGCACCAACTGCGGCCCGCGCTACTCCATCATCACAGGCATCCCCTACGACCGCCCCGCCACCACCATGGCAGGCTTCGCCATGTGCGACGACTGTCTCGCCGAATACCACGATCCCGGCAACCGGCGCTTCCACGCGCAGCCCAACGCCTGCCCGGTCTGCGGCCCGTGCCTGACCCTCATGGAGCCAAGCGGCGCCAAGGTCAGTGGAGATGCGCTTAAACGGACGCTGGAGGCGCTTTCCCAAGGGAAGATCGTCGCGGTGAAAGGGGTAGGCGGATACCACCTCGCGGTGGACGCGACCAACCAGGCGGCGCTGGAGAGGCTCAGGCAGCGCAAAAGGCGCGATGAAAAGCCCTTTGCAATGCTGGCCGCCGACCTAGGCGCGGTGAGCCGCCACGCCCACTGCTCAGAACTGGAAGGACGGCTGCTGCTCGGGGTGGAGCGCCCCATCGTGCTGATGAGGAAGCTTGCCGGCACGTCCATCAACGAACTCGTCGCACCGGGCAACGGCTGGTTCGGGTTCATGCTGCCTGGAAACCCGCTGCAGCACCTGCTGGCCAGAGGCTTCGACGCCCCCTTGGTGATGACCAGCTGCAACCTCTCAGACGAGCCGATCGCCTACCGGGACGCAGAGGCCCTTGAGATGCTTTCCGGCATTGCGGACCTTTTCCTCACCCACCACCGGGAGATCCATACCCGCACCGACGACTCCGTGCTCCGCCTCTACCGGGGCGAGCCGCTTTTCCTGCGCCGCTCGCGCGGCTACGTGCCGCGCGCCGTGCAACTGCCGACCGAGCAGCCAAGCGTTCTGGCAGTTGGGGGCGAACTGAAAGCGACGCTTTGCCTCACCCGCGGGGACCGCGCGTTCATGAGCCAGCATATCGGCGATCTCAAGAACGCGGCGACCTTGGCATCGCTGGAGCAGAGCGCGTCGGATTTGCAGCGCCTGCTGGAGATTACTCCTGCGCTGGTGGCCCATGACCTGCACCCGGACTACCTCTCCACCGGCTACGCCGCTGCTCTCGGGCTTCCGGCCGTGGCGGTGCAGCACCACCACGCCCACATGGCCTCCTGTATGGCGGAGAACGGGCTGGAGGGGGACGTCATCGGTGTCATCCTGGACGGGACCGGCTACGGGGCCGACGGCACCATCTGGGGAGGTGAGTTCCTCGTGGGGGGGTATCGCGCCTTCCAAAGGCGTGGGCACTTCGCCCAGATGAGGATGCCGGGGGGGGACGCCGCCGTAAAGGAGCCGTACCGCATGGCGCTCTCGGCGCTTTACTCCCTGCACGGCGACCGTCTTTTCGATCAGCCGCTGCCGGTTGTCTCCGAGGTGGCGCTGGCCGACCGGCCGCTTTTCCTGAAGATGCTGGAGAAGGGGATCAACTCCCCGCTCACCTCGAGCTGCGGCCGGCTCTTCGATGCGGTCTCCGCCCTCATCGGTGTGCGCCGCCGCATCAGCTACGAGGGTCAGGCGGCCATAGAGCTTGAGGCCCTGGCCGAACAGGGGGGGGAGGTGGAGCCTTACCCGTACCGGGTTTTGGAAGAGTGGGGGCAGGTACTTGATTTCGCACCCGCCGTTGCCGCCATCTGCGCCGACCTTGCCGGTGGGAGGAGCCGCGCCGACATCGCGCGCGCTTTTCACCGCACCGTTGCCCGCGGCGTCCTTGAGGTCTGCCGGAGGCTTAAGCAGGAGACCGGCTACGTGAGGGTGGTGCTCTCCGGCGGGGTATTCCAGAACCGGCTCCTGACCGAAGAGGTGGCGGACCTGCTGGCAGACGAAGGCTTCCAGGTCTACTGTCACCGTCTGGTCCCCCCGAACGACGGGGGGCTCGCTCTCGGGCAGGCGGCGATAGCAGGGGCGATGCAGGCGCGGGGCTAGGAAGGCCGGTTCCCGTGGCGTCGCCCTCACCCGGCCTCCGGCCACCCTCTCCCAAAAGGAGAGGGGAGAAGTCTTAATCTTAATCTCAATCTTAATCTGCGACTGAGCGAAGCGAAGGAGCTTTTATGTGTGTCGGTGTACCCATGCAGGTGATCAGTATCGAAGGCGACCAGGCGCTCACCGAGGTCGACGGGGTAAAGCGCGAGGCGAGCCTCATGCTGCTGGACCAGGAGGTCAAGGTGGGTGATTTCGTCATCGTCCATGCCGGCTTCGCCATCTCGAAGCTGGACGAGGAGGACGCGAAAGCCACCTTGGAGCTGATGCGGGAGGCTTTCGCGCCGGAGCTCATGGGATGATGAACTACCTGGACAGTTTTCGCGACAAGGAGCTGGTGCAGGGGCTCGCGCGGCGCATCGCCGAGCTTGTCCGCGGGCGGGAGAAGCCTCTGGTGTTCATGGAGGTCTGCGGCACGCATACCATGGCGATCTACCAGTACGGCTTGAGGAGCCTGCTGCCGCCGGAGGTGAAGCTCATCTCCGGGCCCGGCTGCCCCGTCTGCGTCACCCCCAACGGCTACCTGGACCGGGCCATCGCCCTGAGCCGGCTACCTGACGTCATCATCACCACCTTCGGCGACATGCTACGGGTCCCAGGGTCCACTTCCTCGCTGATGGTGGAGCGCGCCAAGGGTGCTGATATCCGTGTCGTCTATTCGCCGCTGGACGCGGTGCGGATTGCCGCTGCCAACCCGGCGAAACGTGTGGTCTTTCTGGGGGTGGGGTTCGAGACCACAGCGCCCACCGTTGCGGGGAGCATCCTCGCCGCCAAGGCGCAAGGGCTCTCCAACTACTTCGTGCTCGCCTCGCACAAGACCATGCCGCAGCCGATGGCGATCCTGTCGGCCGACCCCGATCTCTCGGTGGACGGCTACATCTGTCCGGCCCACGTCAGCGCCATCATCGGGGCTGACGCCTACCGCTTCCTCTGCACCGAGTACCAAGTCCCCTGCGTGGTCACGGGGTTCGAGCCGACCGACGTGATGCAGGGGGTGGAGATGCTGGCGCGCCAGGCGCTGCAAGGGGAGAGCCGGGTGGAGATCCAGTATTCCCGAGTGGTCAGCCGGGAGGGAAACGCCAAGGCGCAGGGCGTGCTGGCGGAGGTGTTCACCCCCTTCGACGCGCCGTGGCGCGGCATCGGCGTCCTCCCCGGAAGCGGTCTCAGGATCGCCGACGCCTACAGTGAGTTCGACGCCGAGCTTGCCATCCCGGTGCAGGTGGAGGAGTTGAAGGAGCACCAGGGTTGCCTTTGCGGGGAGATCCTCAAGGGTAAGGTGGCGCCCGGGGACTGCCCGCTCTTCGGCGGCAAGTGCACCCCCGAGTCGCCGGTAGGCGCCTGCATGGTCTCATCCGAGGGGACCTGCGCCGCCGCCTTCAAGTACGGACGCTAAAGACACCGACGAAGCCAGTCGGACAGGTGAGACCAGTCAGACCAGTCAGACTGGTCCGACAATTATAAGGAGCACGCATTGAACGACGACCTCATCCTCTTGGGACACGGCAGCGGCGGGAAGCTTTCCCACCAGCTTCTGGACGAGCTGATCATCCCTAACCTTTCCGGGGTCCCGGCTGCGGGACAAAACGACGCGGCCCTGCTCAATA from Citrifermentans bremense harbors:
- a CDS encoding twin-arginine translocase TatA/TatE family subunit; the protein is MFGFGLPELCIVAAILLVVAGPSKLPQFGQALGSSIRGFKKALNSDDSVKIEEKR
- the hypF gene encoding carbamoyltransferase HypF, which gives rise to MQSETVRAAIEIGGIVQGVGFRPFVYRLALRLGLSGWVRNTGQGVEIEVEGEALQLDEFRRAVRDEAPPLAVICQLRAQPVPATGGKGFAILESARSAAGGEVSPDCDVCDDCLAELFDPDNRRYGYPFINCTNCGPRYSIITGIPYDRPATTMAGFAMCDDCLAEYHDPGNRRFHAQPNACPVCGPCLTLMEPSGAKVSGDALKRTLEALSQGKIVAVKGVGGYHLAVDATNQAALERLRQRKRRDEKPFAMLAADLGAVSRHAHCSELEGRLLLGVERPIVLMRKLAGTSINELVAPGNGWFGFMLPGNPLQHLLARGFDAPLVMTSCNLSDEPIAYRDAEALEMLSGIADLFLTHHREIHTRTDDSVLRLYRGEPLFLRRSRGYVPRAVQLPTEQPSVLAVGGELKATLCLTRGDRAFMSQHIGDLKNAATLASLEQSASDLQRLLEITPALVAHDLHPDYLSTGYAAALGLPAVAVQHHHAHMASCMAENGLEGDVIGVILDGTGYGADGTIWGGEFLVGGYRAFQRRGHFAQMRMPGGDAAVKEPYRMALSALYSLHGDRLFDQPLPVVSEVALADRPLFLKMLEKGINSPLTSSCGRLFDAVSALIGVRRRISYEGQAAIELEALAEQGGEVEPYPYRVLEEWGQVLDFAPAVAAICADLAGGRSRADIARAFHRTVARGVLEVCRRLKQETGYVRVVLSGGVFQNRLLTEEVADLLADEGFQVYCHRLVPPNDGGLALGQAAIAGAMQARG
- a CDS encoding HyaD/HybD family hydrogenase maturation endopeptidase, with product MQVLIYGAGNLILSDEGFGVHFVRHMEETYRIPENVELYDGGTLGIMVHFKFEEADRVILVDVVQAEGEPGDIFRYEREDIMLKNIPVKMSPHQIGLQEMLLISEMRDAPKPDLTFFGIVAGSLEPGDQLTPPLQAGLEKVAQLVIEELDKVGIQIERK
- the hypB gene encoding hydrogenase nickel incorporation protein HypB; its protein translation is MCVDCGCGPADGKHAHDHDHEHDHEHHHGHDHHHGHDHDHGHSRDHGHKHHHHHHDQAQPARKVVIETDVLAKNNRMAQGNRALFRDKGLFVLNLVSSPGSGKTTILERTLKDLAGSCRPAVIEGDQQTDNDAVRIAATGVPVKQVNTGAGCHLDAHMVLHAVEHFDLDRLDLLLIENVGNLVCPASFDLGEHHKVVVLSVTEGEDKPLKYPQMFHAADVMLLNKVDLLPYLDFDVEACKEMARRVSPQIRIFEVSSKTGAGMDAWYGWLKEQMEQAAGGSPGA
- the hypD gene encoding hydrogenase formation protein HypD — protein: MNYLDSFRDKELVQGLARRIAELVRGREKPLVFMEVCGTHTMAIYQYGLRSLLPPEVKLISGPGCPVCVTPNGYLDRAIALSRLPDVIITTFGDMLRVPGSTSSLMVERAKGADIRVVYSPLDAVRIAAANPAKRVVFLGVGFETTAPTVAGSILAAKAQGLSNYFVLASHKTMPQPMAILSADPDLSVDGYICPAHVSAIIGADAYRFLCTEYQVPCVVTGFEPTDVMQGVEMLARQALQGESRVEIQYSRVVSREGNAKAQGVLAEVFTPFDAPWRGIGVLPGSGLRIADAYSEFDAELAIPVQVEELKEHQGCLCGEILKGKVAPGDCPLFGGKCTPESPVGACMVSSEGTCAAAFKYGR
- a CDS encoding HypC/HybG/HupF family hydrogenase formation chaperone, whose product is MCVGVPMQVISIEGDQALTEVDGVKREASLMLLDQEVKVGDFVIVHAGFAISKLDEEDAKATLELMREAFAPELMG